A portion of the Bactrocera neohumeralis isolate Rockhampton chromosome 2, APGP_CSIRO_Bneo_wtdbg2-racon-allhic-juicebox.fasta_v2, whole genome shotgun sequence genome contains these proteins:
- the LOC126757904 gene encoding putative mediator of RNA polymerase II transcription subunit 26: MQFTYNLLLLFLLLFCISSVDAANAIKCRQQETVMRAKRQTVDLSLQQQYQQRQRNSHEQLSSQTSSVVKPVVKFFVATPGQQVQQLQANSGAQQRISFTSQQQQQQHLQQFRPQQQQQQTSLVPSSSLTQLANGQQYFPSNSFLQRQPQQQQVDNITNFPRISQQAQQQQQQFQTQPPQQFHQSQQQPLQFYKPQITTTTNRIQYNNFNQQPTSSSYPPQTPAQRQQESTPTPNQGNDAVGPVLTPLLPSYSDEDDTPSNYTRTCEMCCTPGQTPCQNCCDTNPLLSVAVLKSSAG, encoded by the exons atgcaattcacttacaatttgttattgttgtttttgctgttattcTGCATTTCAAGTGTTGATGCGGCGAATGCGATTAAGTGCCGGCAGCAAGAAACGGTTATGCGAGCAAAGCGCCAAACAGTCGActtgtcgctacaacaacaataccagcAACGGCAAAG GAATTCGCATGAACAGCTTTCGTCTCAAACATCCTCGGTCGTCAAGCCTGTGGTGAAATTTTTTGTGGCAACGCCAGGGCAACAAGTGCAACAACTACAAGCCAATAGTGGCGCTCAACAACGCATTAGTTTCActtcgcagcagcagcagcaacaacatttgcaacaatttcgtccgcaacaacaacaacaacaaacatcttTAGTCCCATCGTCATCGCTGACACAATTGGCAAATGGTCAGCAATATTTTCCAAGTAACAGTTTTCTGCAGcgacaaccacaacaacaacaagtcgaCAATATCACAAATTTTCCACGGATAAGTCAACaagcacagcagcaacaacaacaatttcaaacACAGCCACCGCAGCAGTTCCACCAATCCCAACAACAACCGTTACAATTTTATAAgccacaaataacaacaacaacaaatcgaaTTCAATACAACAACTTTAACCAACAACCTACATCATCATCATATCCGCCACAAACTCCGGCACAGCGACAACAGGAGAGCACACCCACACCCAACCAAGGCAATGACGCAGTTGGTCCAGTTCTCACCCCATTGCTCCCCTCATATTCGGA TGAAGATGACACCCCGTCAAATTACACGCGAACATGTGAGATGTGTTGTACCCCTGGCCAAACGCCATGCCAAAATTGTTGCGATACTAACCCACTTTTAAGTGTGGCTGTTTTGAAGTCATCAGCGGGTTAA